Proteins co-encoded in one Candidatus Melainabacteria bacterium RIFOXYA2_FULL_32_9 genomic window:
- a CDS encoding ATPase has product MKIAIPTANGKLCLHFGHCEVFTFIDVEETTKTIVNKEEIVPPEHIPGIIPPWVKEQGASLVIAGGMGGRAQEIFAQFGIKVISGAPAEDPEKVVLDYLNGTLETGINACDHSGCSH; this is encoded by the coding sequence ATGAAAATTGCTATTCCAACAGCCAACGGAAAATTATGTCTTCACTTTGGACATTGTGAAGTATTTACATTTATTGATGTTGAAGAAACAACAAAAACTATTGTAAATAAAGAAGAAATAGTACCACCTGAACATATACCGGGAATAATTCCGCCATGGGTAAAAGAGCAAGGAGCCAGCCTTGTTATAGCAGGAGGAATGGGTGGAAGAGCGCAAGAAATATTCGCTCAATTTGGAATTAAAGTTATTTCTGGTGCACCGGCGGAAGATCCTGAAAAGGTTGTGCTTGATTATCTTAACGGAACTCTTGAAACAGGAATAAATGCCTGTGATCATAGCGGTTGCTCCCATTAA